GGATCGCCCTTCTGCCACTTTGTCTGGAGGGGAAGGACAACGGATTCGATTAGCCACGCAAATCGGATCAGGATTGGTGGGCGTGCTGTATATCCTGGATGAACCCAGTATCGGGTTGCATCAGCGGGATCACCGACGGTTACTCCAAACATTGTTACGATTGCGTGATATGGGGAATTCGGTGGTGGTGGTTGAGCACGATGCCGAGACCATGCGCGCTGCCGACTATATATTGGATTTAGGGCCGGGGGCCGGTGTGGAAGGTGGACAATTAGTGGCTCATGGTCCTCCCTCGGTGGTGATGGCTCATCCAAAATCGCTGACCGGTCAATATCTCAAAGGGAGCCGACGAGTTTCTTTGACCCAACGTGCACGGCAGGCCAAAGGATTTTTGACCGTCGTGGGTGCGGTAAAGCACAATCTTCAGCACGTAACTGTGAATTTTCCATTGGGTCTGTTGACCTGTGTTACCGGTGTTTCAGGGTCAGGGAAAAGTACTCTGGTCGTAGATGTGTTGTTCCGATCCCTGGGGGAGGGTTTTTCACAGAAGAAGCCGGTGTTTGAAGGGTGCCGGGACATACGTGGACTCGAGCAGCTGGATAAGCTGATTGATATTGATCAGTCCCCAATTGGACGAACTCCTCGTTCCAATCCCGCCACTTATACCGGCCTCTTTAGTTTCATTCGTGATCTTTTCGCGCAATTACCGGAGTCTCGAGTGCGAGGCTACAAGCCAGGCCGCTACAGTTTCAATGTCAAAGGTGGACGATGTGAAGCTTGTCAGGGTGATGGCCTCATAAAAATTGAAATGCATTTTCTCCCGGATATTTATGTGACCTGTGAGGCCTGCAATGGGCAACGGTATAATCGCGAAACCTTAGATGTGACCTACAGGGGCCGAACGATTGCAGAAGTCTTAAATATGACAGTGGCTGAGGCATTGGAATTTTTCGTGAACATTCCGCCACTTCGCACCCGACTGCAAACCTTATCAGATGTGGGTCTCCATTACATTAAACTCGGGCAATCGGCGACGACCTTGTCTGGTGGAGAAGCCCAGCGTGTCAAGCTTTCCAAGGAGCTTTCGAAACGATCCACGGGTCGCACGCTCTATATTTTGGACGAACCGACGACGGGACTGCATTTTGTGGATATTCAACGGTTGCTGGATGTACTCGACCGGTTAGTGGAAGCAGGAAATACGGTCCTTGTGATTGAGCATAATGTGGATGTGATTCAGAACGCGGATTGGGTCATTGACTTGGGGCCGGAAGGTGGAGATCAAGGAGGATGTGTGGTGGCGGAGGGCACACCGCAATCCGTGATGAAGGTCAAGTCATCGTGGACGGGGCAGGTGCTGCTAGAAGATTTTAAAAACCGGTCTTCCTGAGGAAGGCTAGGGTTTTTTCTTGTAAATATTCAGCCCGATTTTTTCTTCTCGATCGGGTATTGAGACATTGCCTTCGGTTGAGGCAATGATCGTTGTTTTGCCCGATGAAGAGGGCCCAAAATCCTTCGACAGGTCTACCGTAATTGTTAGCATCGTTCCGTTGACAGTCAATTCCACATTTTTCATGGTTGTATCCTCTCTAGAAGTGCAGATCAATACAGGTTGAAGGGTATTTTGGCAGAATTGCTGCCCTACTCTGACAGGCCCGCGAGGACCAAGAGTGCTCCTGCGCCGATGATATAGGGAATGACGCAGGTATAGAATACCGATTCAAAAGAAGAATATTTCCATGTGGAAGTAGGGCGTGACAAATGGTTTTTATAAATGAATTCATATGAGAAAATAAGCATACCAATGGTCAGGACAAGCACCCGACTGGTTCGAGGCCACGTGTAGAGACCAACGAACAAATAGCTGGCTGTATGAAAACCACTAAATGCACAAAGGATGGGAGCCAGAAAAAAATGGAGAAATGATGCTGAAAGTCGAGGAGAACCCATAGCTGGTGGGGTTGAAATCCCTGGATGTTCCATTATTTGACTTCGGCAGGCACCGAAGGGGTGGACATGGCAGGTTGGGGGAGAGACTGCTGGTCTGCGCACGTTTTGCACACACGCGGGCGTCTTTTCAGATAGGAGACCTTTCCACTAGCCAGACAACTATAATGAACGAAATGTTCACAGATGCTGCAACGAGACCATCCTCCACGGAGCATGGTAAGGTTTCGGTACAGGCCTTCATGACATACCCCGCACAATTCGGGTTCGATACCCAATAACAGGGGCTCCCAATCTCCGGCTCGATTTCGAATGCTCATGAAAGAAAAGTATACTGAGTAATTCAGATGAAAACAATGAAGAAAATTTGTGGGACCCGTTTACTGTCTATATCCCTGAGTTTTAGGATCACAATTTGACACTCCAAAAATCCATTTGATAGGGTCACCAACGATTCCATCCATCCTTCCACGTCGTCTATTCGCTCCTTTGTGAACATACAAGCCTATTTAGATCAACAGCGCCAACGGATTGACCAGTTTTTGGAGAAGAGTCTTCCTCTGCTCTCGGCCAATCCTCAACGACTGTATGAGTCCATGCGGTATAGCCTATTGGGTGGAGGAAAACGCATTCGTCCGATTTTGACGATTGCCGCTGCCCAAGCGCTGGGGTATGACCGTGACGCCATGTTACCGTTCGCCGCATCTTTGGAATTCGTTCATACGTATTCTCTTATTCATGATGACCTTCCCGCGATGGATGACGATGACTATCGGCGCGGCCGCTTAACCAATCACAAAGTATTTGGCGATGGCATGGCGATTTTGGCAGGTGATGCGTTGTTGACCATGGCGTTTGAGTTATGCAGTCAGGTTGATGGAACAGAGAGTTTCTCGTCCGCTCAGCAGTTAGCTATTGTGCGGGAACTGGCAAATGGTTCAGGGCACCAGGGAATGGTGGGCGGACAGGTCATGGATATTCAGGCTGAAAATCAGGAGATTGATTTAGCGCACCTCCAGCAAATCCACACCTTTAAAACAGGGCGTCTGATTCGGGCCGCAGTCCGGATCGGCAGCATTATCGGAGCGGCCACGACCCAGCAAATGCAATGTTTAACCGACTATTCCGAGGATATTGGGCTGGCGTTTCAGATTGCCGATGATGTGTTGGATATGGTGGGGACGCGGGAGGAATTGGGAAAGGATGCAGGAACGGATGAAAAAAGAGGGAAGCGGACCTATCCTTCATTTTTTGGGATTGAAGGCGCGAGGCAACTGGGAGAGGAATGTGTCCAGCGGGCAATAGCCCGATTGAATACTTTTGATAAACAGGCTGACCCCTTACGACACATTGCCACTTATATAATGGCGCGACGGTCTTGATTTTCTCTAGTATCGCGCTGCGGTCTTGAAGCGACATTACACAGTTTCCCATCCCTTCTCATTGACAACAGTCTTGTTGGTGCAAGTCATGCGGTATTGTGATTGAGTGCATTGGCAACCTCAGATTTTTATGAAAGTACTTATCACAGGATCTTCGGGTTTCATTGGGGCTGCGGTAACACGAGCAGTCGTTGCGAAAGG
Above is a window of Candidatus Nitrospira neomarina DNA encoding:
- the uvrA gene encoding excinuclease ABC subunit UvrA; translation: MIYSASMNNSIVIRGARQHNLKNLDLEIPRDQLVVITGLSGSGKSSLAFDTIYAEGQRRYVESLSAYARQFLDQMTKPDVDSIEGLSPAISIEQKTTSHNPRSTVGTVTEIYDYFRLLFARIGQPFCYLCGNAIAAQTVQQMVDTILGLPLGTKIHILAPIVRGRKGEYRKELLAARKAGFVRARIDGDIRDLGESITLHKQRKHTIEIVVDRLIVKPETGVTRRLADSVETALKMSHGLVGVLTEDSQVRVYSEDLACIQCGVSYSEISPRIFSFNSPHGACDGCDGIGYEASSHSEWEEWTFDTPCAMCGGGRLRKESLAIKIGGQSIAEVTHLSVGNILAFMDALILSDREQMIGQRVLKEIRERLEFLHNVGLGYLTLDRPSATLSGGEGQRIRLATQIGSGLVGVLYILDEPSIGLHQRDHRRLLQTLLRLRDMGNSVVVVEHDAETMRAADYILDLGPGAGVEGGQLVAHGPPSVVMAHPKSLTGQYLKGSRRVSLTQRARQAKGFLTVVGAVKHNLQHVTVNFPLGLLTCVTGVSGSGKSTLVVDVLFRSLGEGFSQKKPVFEGCRDIRGLEQLDKLIDIDQSPIGRTPRSNPATYTGLFSFIRDLFAQLPESRVRGYKPGRYSFNVKGGRCEACQGDGLIKIEMHFLPDIYVTCEACNGQRYNRETLDVTYRGRTIAEVLNMTVAEALEFFVNIPPLRTRLQTLSDVGLHYIKLGQSATTLSGGEAQRVKLSKELSKRSTGRTLYILDEPTTGLHFVDIQRLLDVLDRLVEAGNTVLVIEHNVDVIQNADWVIDLGPEGGDQGGCVVAEGTPQSVMKVKSSWTGQVLLEDFKNRSS
- a CDS encoding polyprenyl synthetase family protein, which translates into the protein MNIQAYLDQQRQRIDQFLEKSLPLLSANPQRLYESMRYSLLGGGKRIRPILTIAAAQALGYDRDAMLPFAASLEFVHTYSLIHDDLPAMDDDDYRRGRLTNHKVFGDGMAILAGDALLTMAFELCSQVDGTESFSSAQQLAIVRELANGSGHQGMVGGQVMDIQAENQEIDLAHLQQIHTFKTGRLIRAAVRIGSIIGAATTQQMQCLTDYSEDIGLAFQIADDVLDMVGTREELGKDAGTDEKRGKRTYPSFFGIEGARQLGEECVQRAIARLNTFDKQADPLRHIATYIMARRS